Proteins co-encoded in one Marinobacter qingdaonensis genomic window:
- a CDS encoding transporter, translating to MTKPGLFPLFASVCLAPALGWAQAPSSGSSETTAADAEAKKEQVTDIASITTDRGIVTRPGRLTIEPSISHAHSNATRVAIEGYTIIPALLVGLINISEIQRDIFVGALTFKYGFTSRLEADIRIPWLSVHEDLREREAFEGTPVDTLNESSGQGLGDIELSARYQLNDGLDGWPYVIGVFRVRAPTGKGPYDVDQRIVEDGEGNPIGVELEERPTGSGFWSLEPGLSFIYPSDPAVLFGNVSYVWTPEEDEGTRSGGKYNPGDVFRFGFGMGFAFNERTSFSLSYDHSIIGRTFFQADSGITDANFDRIQVGSLAFGLSQRLTANTSLNLTVNVGVTENAPSSELTLKLPITL from the coding sequence ATGACCAAACCAGGACTCTTTCCGTTGTTCGCCAGCGTTTGCCTGGCACCCGCTCTGGGTTGGGCGCAAGCCCCCTCCTCCGGCAGTAGCGAGACCACGGCCGCAGACGCCGAAGCGAAGAAAGAGCAGGTAACCGACATTGCCTCCATTACCACCGACCGGGGCATCGTCACCCGGCCGGGGCGGCTCACCATCGAACCCTCGATTTCCCATGCCCACAGCAACGCCACCCGGGTCGCCATTGAGGGCTACACCATCATTCCGGCGCTGCTGGTGGGCCTGATCAACATCTCGGAAATTCAGCGGGATATTTTTGTCGGAGCATTGACCTTCAAATACGGTTTTACCAGCCGGCTGGAAGCGGACATCAGGATTCCCTGGTTAAGTGTTCACGAAGACCTCCGCGAACGGGAAGCCTTTGAAGGAACGCCAGTCGATACTCTGAACGAGTCCTCGGGTCAGGGCCTCGGCGACATAGAGCTGTCCGCCCGTTATCAGCTGAACGACGGTCTGGATGGCTGGCCCTACGTGATCGGCGTATTTCGGGTAAGGGCCCCCACCGGGAAGGGCCCCTACGATGTCGATCAACGAATAGTAGAAGACGGCGAGGGCAACCCCATTGGTGTCGAACTCGAGGAACGGCCCACCGGCTCCGGTTTCTGGTCACTGGAGCCGGGCCTTTCCTTCATCTACCCCTCTGACCCAGCGGTGCTGTTTGGTAACGTGAGTTACGTCTGGACTCCCGAGGAGGATGAAGGCACCCGAAGCGGAGGTAAATACAACCCAGGGGACGTTTTCCGATTCGGCTTCGGCATGGGCTTCGCTTTCAATGAGCGCACCTCGTTCAGTCTGAGTTACGACCATTCGATCATCGGCAGAACCTTTTTCCAGGCCGACAGCGGCATTACCGACGCCAACTTCGACCGAATTCAGGTCGGCTCCCTGGCTTTCGGCCTGTCCCAACGCTTGACGGCCAACACCTCCCTGAACCTGACCGTCAACGTTGGGGTGACCGAAAACGCCCCCAGCAGTGAATTGACTCTGAAGCTGCCCATCACGCTCTAG
- the senA gene encoding selenoneine synthase SenA → MQPLHLARITPDDLLRELERTRERTRALITALPEDKLDVPYHPGVNPPLWEMGHAAFFYEVFVFNLLDGTPSFDPAMDDLWDSFHVDHRDRWNRDLFPARAETLAYFDTIYDRVADRIRSQPVDDRTLYLNRYGIFHQNMHIESLIWCRQTVGYPAPPDADGARPAPGAPVGGDAEIPAGRWVIGMPGASEAYADADFAFDNEKPRFEVELDGFAISREPVSNDQFRAFVEDGGYDKPEFWSFGGRKWLRTETDVSLVHGGQHRDLKAPKHPLYWRWHENQWQQRWFDRWLPLNGEAPVVHLSYWEAEAYCNWAGRRLPTEYEWEVAALGNRPGEAFRRFPWGNQSPDRQLADLDGQGLGRYPVYDFPQADSPFGCRQMIGGVWEWTSSQFFPYDGFKVDMYPFMSTLQFGDHKVTRGGSCATSSCLIRGTYRQAYLPERNDAFTGFRTCAR, encoded by the coding sequence ATGCAACCTCTTCATCTGGCACGAATAACACCGGACGACCTGTTACGGGAGCTGGAACGAACCCGTGAGCGCACCCGGGCGCTGATCACCGCCCTGCCGGAAGACAAGCTGGATGTGCCCTACCACCCGGGTGTAAACCCGCCGCTGTGGGAAATGGGGCACGCCGCCTTTTTCTACGAGGTGTTCGTGTTCAATTTACTTGATGGAACACCCAGCTTTGACCCCGCCATGGACGATCTCTGGGACTCTTTTCACGTCGATCATCGCGATCGCTGGAACCGGGATCTGTTTCCCGCCCGGGCCGAGACCCTGGCGTATTTCGACACCATTTACGATCGGGTGGCCGACCGTATCCGTTCCCAGCCAGTGGACGACCGGACCCTGTATCTGAATCGATACGGCATTTTCCACCAGAACATGCATATTGAATCCTTGATTTGGTGCCGGCAGACCGTGGGCTATCCGGCCCCGCCCGACGCCGATGGCGCTCGCCCGGCGCCCGGTGCCCCTGTCGGTGGTGATGCCGAGATTCCCGCCGGGCGCTGGGTCATCGGCATGCCTGGGGCATCGGAGGCCTACGCAGATGCCGACTTTGCGTTTGATAACGAAAAGCCCCGGTTCGAGGTTGAGCTCGATGGCTTCGCCATTTCCCGCGAGCCGGTGTCCAACGATCAATTCCGCGCCTTCGTGGAGGACGGCGGTTATGACAAACCGGAGTTCTGGTCGTTTGGCGGTCGCAAGTGGCTGCGCACCGAAACCGACGTGTCACTGGTGCACGGCGGCCAGCACCGGGACCTGAAGGCCCCCAAGCATCCCCTGTACTGGCGCTGGCATGAGAACCAGTGGCAGCAGCGCTGGTTCGACCGGTGGCTGCCCCTGAATGGCGAGGCGCCGGTGGTCCACCTCAGCTATTGGGAGGCCGAGGCCTACTGCAATTGGGCCGGCCGCCGGCTGCCGACGGAATACGAGTGGGAGGTGGCGGCCCTGGGGAACCGGCCGGGTGAGGCGTTTCGCCGTTTCCCCTGGGGTAACCAGTCGCCCGATCGGCAGTTGGCGGACCTGGATGGTCAGGGCCTGGGACGCTACCCGGTGTACGACTTCCCGCAGGCGGATTCGCCGTTCGGCTGCCGGCAGATGATCGGCGGTGTCTGGGAATGGACCAGCAGTCAGTTCTTCCCCTACGACGGCTTCAAGGTGGATATGTACCCGTTCATGTCGACCCTGCAGTTCGGGGATCACAAGGTGACCCGGGGCGGCAGCTGCGCCACGTCGTCCTGCCTGATTCGAGGCACCTACCGCCAGGCCTACCTGCCCGAGCGCAACGACGCCTTCACCGGTTTCAGGACCTGCGCACGCTGA
- the purH gene encoding bifunctional phosphoribosylaminoimidazolecarboxamide formyltransferase/IMP cyclohydrolase: MANQANSPVRRALISVSDKTGIVEFGRALSERGIELLSTGGTFRLLKENQVPVTEVSDYTGFPEMMDGRVKTLHPKIHGGILGRRGTDDTVMGEHGINPIDMVVVNLYPFEETVANPDCDLATAIENIDIGGPTMVRAAAKNHNDVAIVVNASDYSRVLNELADNDGQLTYSTRFDLAVKAFEHTAGYDGAIANYLGGRTPDNDNADFPRTFNAQFVKVQDMRYGENPHQRAAFYAERNPKEACVATAKQLQGKELSYNNVADTDAALECVKPFADPACVIVKHANPCGVAIGADIRQAYDLAFATDPTSAFGGIIAFNRELDAETAKAIIDRQFVEVIIAPSVAADAVELVAAKKNVRLLACGDFNGERAPSMDYKRVTGGLLVQDRDLGMVAMADVKVVTERQPSEEELNDLLFAWEVAKYVKSNAIVYAKAGRTIGVGAGQMSRVYSAKIAGIKAADENLEVKGSVMASDAFFPFRDGIDAAAQAGITAVIQPGGSMRDQEVIDAANEHGIAMVFTGMRHFRH, translated from the coding sequence ATGGCAAACCAGGCTAATTCCCCCGTCCGTCGGGCACTGATCAGCGTCAGTGACAAGACCGGCATCGTCGAATTTGGTCGCGCCCTCAGCGAGCGTGGCATTGAACTGCTGTCCACCGGAGGCACCTTCCGGCTCCTGAAGGAAAACCAGGTACCGGTAACCGAAGTGTCCGATTACACCGGCTTTCCGGAAATGATGGATGGCCGGGTTAAGACCCTGCATCCGAAGATCCACGGCGGCATCCTCGGCCGTCGCGGCACCGACGACACGGTGATGGGTGAGCACGGCATCAACCCGATCGATATGGTGGTGGTCAACCTCTACCCGTTCGAGGAAACCGTGGCCAACCCGGATTGTGACCTGGCCACGGCCATCGAGAACATCGACATTGGCGGCCCGACCATGGTCCGGGCCGCGGCCAAGAACCACAATGACGTGGCCATTGTGGTTAACGCCTCCGACTACAGCCGGGTACTGAACGAGCTCGCCGACAACGACGGCCAACTGACCTACAGCACCCGTTTTGACCTGGCCGTGAAAGCCTTCGAGCACACCGCCGGCTACGACGGTGCCATCGCCAACTACCTGGGTGGCCGTACCCCGGACAACGACAACGCCGACTTCCCCCGCACCTTCAACGCCCAGTTCGTCAAGGTGCAGGACATGCGTTACGGCGAAAACCCGCACCAGCGCGCCGCCTTCTATGCCGAGCGCAACCCGAAGGAAGCCTGCGTCGCCACCGCCAAGCAGCTGCAGGGCAAGGAACTGTCCTACAACAACGTGGCCGACACCGACGCCGCCCTGGAATGCGTGAAGCCCTTCGCCGATCCGGCCTGCGTCATCGTCAAGCACGCCAACCCCTGCGGTGTCGCCATTGGCGCGGACATCCGCCAGGCCTATGACCTGGCCTTCGCCACCGACCCGACCTCGGCGTTCGGCGGCATCATCGCCTTCAACCGGGAACTGGACGCCGAGACCGCCAAGGCCATCATCGATCGCCAGTTTGTCGAAGTCATCATCGCGCCGAGCGTGGCGGCCGACGCCGTGGAACTGGTGGCCGCCAAGAAGAACGTGCGCCTGCTGGCCTGCGGTGACTTCAACGGCGAACGCGCCCCGTCGATGGATTACAAGCGGGTCACCGGTGGCCTGCTGGTCCAGGACCGGGACCTGGGCATGGTGGCCATGGCAGACGTCAAGGTGGTCACCGAACGCCAGCCCTCTGAGGAAGAGCTGAACGACCTGCTGTTCGCCTGGGAAGTGGCCAAGTACGTCAAGTCCAACGCCATCGTCTACGCCAAGGCCGGTCGCACCATCGGCGTCGGTGCCGGCCAGATGAGCCGGGTCTACAGCGCCAAGATTGCCGGCATCAAGGCCGCCGACGAAAACCTGGAGGTGAAAGGTTCGGTGATGGCGTCGGACGCCTTCTTCCCGTTCCGGGACGGCATCGACGCCGCCGCCCAGGCCGGCATCACCGCGGTGATCCAGCCCGGTGGCTCGATGCGTGACCAGGAAGTGATCGACGCCGCCAACGAACACGGCATCGCCATGGTATTCACCGGCATGCGCCATTTCCGCCACTGA
- the fis gene encoding DNA-binding transcriptional regulator Fis — MTAETLANDNLSTPTNEDIHQLQTVNGSGNSVTLRDSVEVALKNYFAQLDGAPVTEVYQLVLSEVEAPLLEQVMKYTRNNQTKASTMLGLNRGTLRKKLKQYGLL, encoded by the coding sequence ATGACCGCTGAGACTTTGGCAAACGATAACCTGAGCACCCCGACCAACGAGGACATTCACCAGTTGCAGACGGTGAACGGGAGTGGCAACAGCGTCACCCTGCGTGACAGCGTCGAGGTCGCCCTCAAGAACTACTTCGCGCAACTGGACGGCGCGCCGGTCACCGAGGTGTACCAGCTGGTGCTGTCCGAGGTCGAAGCGCCGCTGCTGGAGCAGGTGATGAAGTACACCCGCAACAACCAGACCAAAGCCTCGACCATGCTTGGCCTGAACCGCGGCACCCTGCGTAAGAAGCTGAAGCAATACGGTCTGCTATAA
- a CDS encoding sigma-54 dependent transcriptional regulator — protein sequence MMEKRPLVWLSAAHRYSNVRTALGSRWDLLDYNPEKPVPILLSPPRAAKVGVLDLTRPAADDLPWLEQWLEALSLSYWVGIVPHRPVTGTRTAQLITRYCSDFHTLPVNHERIDTVLGHLWGMASIRESSGGLPRDDYQSLVLEGNSLAIRQVRSLLRRFSVTGEPVLITGESGTGKDAAARFIHEHSTRAAGPLVTVNCAALPDSLTQSELFGYEKGAFTHALSAHPGRLEQANGGSLILASIDELNLEQQSAILRFLQEGQIERLGGSEPIRIDSRIITTTSQPLTDLISEGQFRSDVYYRLGGLEVKLPPLKERREDIPALAETLLAASALGGEQKPLSEAAIKSLVNHSWPGNFRELQNRLRQGLLLCDQDAIEPDDLGLSPAGLTTDATTSNLSLEEFRARADRQALSCSLALAHHNISAAARILKISRVSFYRLMDKYNTGPQSGQDRQGQHQKGDLP from the coding sequence ATGATGGAAAAGAGACCGCTCGTCTGGTTGTCAGCGGCACACCGCTATAGCAACGTTCGCACGGCGCTGGGTTCCCGCTGGGACCTGCTGGACTACAACCCGGAAAAGCCGGTGCCCATTCTTCTGTCACCCCCGAGGGCCGCCAAGGTCGGCGTTCTGGATCTCACCCGGCCGGCGGCGGACGACCTGCCCTGGCTCGAACAATGGCTGGAGGCGCTGAGCCTGAGTTACTGGGTCGGCATCGTTCCGCACCGGCCTGTGACCGGAACCCGAACGGCCCAGTTGATCACCCGCTACTGCTCCGACTTCCACACCCTGCCGGTGAACCACGAACGCATCGATACGGTGCTGGGCCACCTGTGGGGCATGGCCAGCATTCGCGAATCCAGCGGCGGCCTGCCCCGGGACGATTACCAGAGCCTGGTACTGGAGGGCAATTCCCTCGCCATCCGCCAGGTGCGCAGCCTGCTTCGGCGGTTCTCGGTGACCGGCGAACCGGTGCTGATCACCGGCGAGAGTGGCACCGGCAAGGACGCCGCGGCCCGGTTCATTCACGAACATTCGACCCGGGCCGCCGGGCCCCTGGTGACGGTCAACTGCGCCGCCCTGCCCGACTCGCTGACCCAGAGCGAGCTGTTCGGCTACGAAAAGGGCGCCTTCACCCATGCCCTCAGCGCCCACCCGGGACGTCTGGAGCAGGCCAACGGCGGCTCGCTCATATTGGCCTCCATCGATGAGCTCAATCTCGAGCAGCAGTCGGCCATCCTCCGATTCCTGCAGGAAGGGCAAATCGAGCGACTGGGCGGCAGCGAACCCATTCGGATCGACAGCCGCATCATCACCACCACCAGTCAGCCGCTGACCGACCTGATCAGTGAAGGCCAGTTCCGCAGCGACGTCTACTACCGGCTCGGCGGCCTGGAGGTCAAACTGCCGCCGCTGAAGGAACGCCGGGAAGACATTCCCGCCCTGGCCGAAACCCTGTTGGCGGCCTCGGCCCTCGGGGGCGAGCAGAAACCCCTGAGCGAAGCGGCGATCAAGAGCCTGGTCAATCATTCCTGGCCCGGCAATTTCCGGGAGCTGCAAAACCGGCTGCGCCAGGGGCTGCTGCTGTGCGACCAGGACGCCATCGAACCGGACGATCTGGGGTTGAGCCCCGCCGGGCTGACCACCGACGCCACCACCTCCAACCTCAGCCTGGAGGAATTCCGGGCCCGGGCCGACCGGCAGGCGCTGTCCTGCAGCCTGGCTCTGGCCCACCACAACATCTCGGCCGCGGCCCGAATCCTCAAGATTTCTCGCGTGTCGTTCTATCGGCTTATGGACAAGTACAACACCGGCCCACAGTCCGGACAGGACCGGCAGGGCCAGCATCAGAAGGGAGATCTGCCATGA
- a CDS encoding C39 family peptidase — protein MVTRRLGVLAAGAAMLWSTAFAGSVAIPGLGGGIQVEVESYQAKRFSSVLRQQYDFSCGSAALASLLSYHYDHQVTEMEVFNGMFALADPDKVRNEGFSMLDMKRYLESQGYRADGFRLPLEGIREQVRLPVIALVNLEGFRHFVVIKGISEREVYVGDPARGLKVYSHRQFQDYWDGTAFVIRSHVEQGRKAFEMDGDWAQYVRAPLNRSPAGPSLGHTLPTWPTPREW, from the coding sequence ATGGTGACACGGAGGCTTGGGGTACTTGCTGCCGGCGCCGCCATGCTGTGGTCCACTGCCTTCGCCGGTTCGGTTGCCATCCCCGGGCTGGGTGGCGGGATTCAGGTGGAAGTGGAGAGTTACCAGGCCAAACGGTTCAGCTCGGTGCTGCGCCAGCAATACGATTTCAGTTGTGGATCCGCAGCCCTGGCCTCGCTGTTGTCCTATCACTACGACCACCAGGTCACCGAGATGGAGGTGTTCAACGGCATGTTTGCCCTGGCGGACCCGGACAAGGTGCGCAACGAGGGCTTCTCCATGCTGGACATGAAACGCTACCTGGAGTCCCAGGGCTATCGGGCGGATGGCTTTCGGTTGCCGCTGGAGGGCATTCGGGAACAGGTCCGGCTACCGGTGATCGCGCTGGTGAATCTTGAGGGGTTTCGGCACTTCGTCGTGATCAAGGGCATCAGTGAGCGTGAGGTGTACGTGGGCGATCCGGCGCGAGGCCTGAAGGTCTATTCGCACCGGCAATTCCAGGATTACTGGGACGGTACGGCCTTTGTCATACGCAGCCACGTTGAGCAGGGGCGCAAGGCCTTCGAGATGGATGGCGACTGGGCGCAGTACGTGCGAGCGCCCCTGAACCGAAGCCCGGCTGGGCCTTCTCTGGGTCATACCCTGCCGACCTGGCCCACACCAAGGGAGTGGTAA
- a CDS encoding alpha/beta fold hydrolase: MPRRPRFQLLVVVLVAALVSACSRQGLYEAAIQLERSSSGLEATTTRVGDLDIAYLRNAEANPGDTIVMVHGFGANKDNWTRLADQLTDDFNVYAIDLPGHGDSSKPLDLGYTLDEQTEHLAGILTALGIDRFHMMGNSMGGAITALFAARYPERIKTAVLFDPAGIFEHESELVDLVREGDNPLIPSKPGDLKRLMDFALEEEPFVPWPILGVLEDKAIANQDINRVIFAAIRDSGFEPAFRQQITRIQDPVLVVWGKQDRIIDYRNGALFVEAIPDARLELLDGIGHAPMLEAPERSAQLFRIFLATSD; the protein is encoded by the coding sequence ATGCCACGCCGTCCCCGGTTCCAACTGCTCGTTGTCGTCCTTGTCGCGGCGCTGGTCAGCGCCTGCTCCCGCCAGGGCCTGTATGAGGCCGCGATCCAGCTGGAGCGCTCCAGCTCCGGTCTGGAAGCCACCACCACCCGGGTCGGTGACCTGGACATCGCCTACCTGCGCAATGCCGAGGCGAATCCGGGCGACACCATCGTGATGGTGCACGGTTTCGGCGCCAACAAGGACAACTGGACCCGCCTTGCCGATCAACTGACCGACGACTTCAACGTTTATGCCATCGACCTGCCGGGGCACGGCGACAGCAGCAAACCGCTGGATCTGGGCTACACCCTGGACGAGCAGACCGAGCATCTGGCCGGTATCCTGACCGCGCTCGGCATCGACCGGTTCCACATGATGGGCAACTCCATGGGTGGGGCCATCACCGCGCTCTTCGCCGCCCGTTACCCCGAACGCATCAAGACGGCCGTGCTGTTCGATCCGGCCGGCATCTTCGAGCACGAGAGCGAGCTGGTCGACCTGGTCCGCGAGGGCGACAACCCCCTGATCCCCTCGAAGCCGGGCGATTTGAAGCGTCTGATGGACTTCGCCCTGGAGGAGGAGCCGTTTGTCCCCTGGCCCATTCTCGGGGTGCTCGAAGACAAGGCCATCGCCAATCAGGACATCAACCGGGTGATCTTCGCCGCCATTCGCGACAGCGGCTTTGAACCGGCGTTCCGGCAGCAGATCACCCGGATCCAGGATCCGGTGCTGGTGGTCTGGGGCAAGCAGGACCGGATCATCGATTATCGCAACGGTGCGCTGTTCGTCGAGGCCATCCCCGACGCCCGCCTGGAACTGCTGGACGGCATCGGCCACGCGCCCATGCTGGAGGCGCCGGAACGCTCGGCGCAGCTGTTCCGGATCTTTCTGGCGACCTCGGACTAA
- a CDS encoding cation:proton antiporter family protein, which produces MPEALWISFAFALGLLVRSLGLPPLVGYLAAGFLLSSVSAVTGLAIEATDALNHIAHLGVLLLLFTVGLKLKLKSIVSPEVIGGSLLHFGITCAIFTPGLYLLMDLAWPTALMLAVALSFSSTVLAAKVLESKRELRAFHGRVAIGILIMQDLIALVVMSLAAGQTPSHWALVVFGLPLLRPLLFRLLDASGHDELLVLLGLLAALVLGGFGFESVGLSSELGALVFGAMLAKHPRSQELSKSLWSVKEVFLVGFFLQIGIGGLPDNEAMVFALIATLVLPLKGILFFFLLLLFRLRARSGFLSALALTNYSEFGLIVASVALPDWLVPLAISVALSFLISAPLNRFAHVIYERYGSGLSRYEGQRHHPDEQPLSLGNTRVLIMGMGRTGTAAYDWIQPQEAELMGLDSDPAKAAKHQREGRNVVFADAEDASFWNGLHMPEVHSVILALGDIEAKLIAARMLRKLGFRGYIVAHTMYADEAHQIREAGANDAYLTMNETGVALASHIMNRADEQPD; this is translated from the coding sequence ATGCCTGAAGCTCTCTGGATTTCTTTTGCCTTCGCTCTTGGCCTGCTGGTCAGGAGCCTCGGCTTGCCGCCCCTGGTGGGCTACCTGGCGGCCGGCTTCCTGCTCAGCAGCGTGTCCGCGGTCACCGGGCTGGCCATTGAGGCCACCGACGCCCTGAACCACATCGCCCACCTGGGCGTCCTGCTGCTGCTGTTCACCGTCGGTCTCAAACTGAAGCTGAAATCCATTGTCAGCCCAGAAGTCATTGGCGGCAGCCTGCTGCACTTCGGCATTACCTGCGCCATTTTCACCCCCGGACTCTACCTGCTCATGGACCTGGCCTGGCCGACCGCGCTGATGCTGGCGGTCGCCCTGTCATTTTCCTCCACGGTGCTGGCGGCCAAGGTGCTGGAAAGCAAACGCGAACTGCGGGCCTTCCACGGCCGGGTCGCCATCGGCATCCTGATCATGCAGGATCTGATCGCGCTGGTGGTGATGAGTCTCGCCGCCGGCCAGACCCCGTCCCACTGGGCACTGGTGGTGTTCGGCCTGCCCCTGCTGCGGCCCCTGCTGTTCCGGCTGCTGGATGCCAGCGGCCATGACGAACTGCTGGTGCTACTGGGCCTGCTGGCGGCCCTGGTGCTGGGCGGTTTTGGCTTCGAGTCGGTGGGCCTGAGTTCGGAGCTGGGGGCGCTGGTGTTTGGCGCCATGCTGGCCAAGCACCCGCGCTCCCAGGAGCTGTCGAAGTCGCTGTGGAGCGTCAAGGAAGTCTTCCTGGTCGGCTTCTTCCTGCAGATCGGCATTGGTGGCCTGCCCGACAACGAAGCCATGGTCTTCGCCCTGATCGCGACCCTGGTGCTGCCGCTCAAGGGCATCCTGTTCTTCTTCCTGCTGCTGCTGTTCCGGCTCCGGGCCCGCAGCGGTTTTCTCAGTGCCCTGGCGCTGACCAACTACAGCGAGTTCGGCCTGATCGTGGCCAGCGTGGCCCTGCCCGACTGGCTGGTGCCCCTGGCCATCTCCGTCGCCCTGTCGTTCCTGATTTCCGCCCCCTTGAACCGCTTCGCCCACGTGATTTACGAGCGTTATGGCTCTGGCTTGAGCCGCTATGAGGGCCAGAGGCACCACCCGGACGAACAGCCGCTCTCCCTCGGCAATACCCGGGTCCTGATCATGGGCATGGGCCGGACCGGCACCGCGGCCTACGACTGGATCCAGCCCCAGGAAGCGGAACTCATGGGCCTGGATTCCGACCCGGCAAAGGCCGCCAAGCATCAACGGGAGGGACGCAACGTGGTGTTTGCCGACGCCGAGGACGCGTCCTTCTGGAACGGCCTGCACATGCCGGAGGTGCATTCGGTAATCCTGGCCCTGGGCGATATCGAGGCCAAGCTGATCGCCGCCCGCATGCTGAGAAAGCTGGGCTTTCGCGGTTACATCGTGGCCCACACCATGTACGCGGACGAGGCCCACCAGATCCGCGAGGCCGGCGCTAACGATGCCTACCTGACCATGAACGAGACCGGGGTGGCCCTGGCCAGCCACATCATGAACCGGGCGGACGAGCAGCCAGACTGA
- the purD gene encoding phosphoribosylamine--glycine ligase has translation MNILVIGNGGREHALAWKAAQSPDADRVFVAPGNAGTAREPGLENVDIDVMDLDGLADFAATHDVGLTIVGPEAPLVAGIVDRFEERGLRVFGPSAGAAQLEGSKAFTKDFLARQKIPTAAYANFTDVDQALAYVREQGAPIVVKADGLAAGKGVIVAMTLAEAEDAIRDMLAGNAFGDAGSRVVIEEFLDGEEASFIVMVDGEHVLPMATSQDHKRVGDGDTGPNTGGMGAYSPAPVVTADVHQRIMDEVIYPTVRGMAAEGHPYKGFLYAGLMIDGSGAPKVIEFNCRFGDPETQPIMLRMQSDLVELCGAAIDGKLDQCQSQWDDRASVGIVLAAGGYPGAYNKGDAITGLPEAETEGEKVFHAGTRLNGDQVVTNGGRVLCATALGNTVTEAQQRAYRLASQIQWDGVFCRKDIAFRAISREQG, from the coding sequence ATGAACATTCTTGTAATCGGCAACGGCGGCCGTGAGCACGCCCTGGCCTGGAAAGCGGCACAGTCTCCGGACGCCGACCGTGTCTTCGTCGCCCCCGGTAACGCCGGCACCGCCCGGGAACCGGGTCTGGAAAACGTCGACATCGACGTCATGGACCTGGACGGCCTGGCCGACTTTGCCGCCACCCACGACGTGGGTCTGACCATCGTCGGCCCGGAAGCGCCACTGGTGGCCGGCATCGTCGACCGCTTCGAGGAGCGTGGCCTGCGGGTGTTCGGCCCCAGCGCCGGCGCGGCCCAACTGGAAGGCTCCAAGGCTTTCACCAAGGACTTCCTGGCGCGCCAGAAGATCCCGACCGCGGCCTACGCCAACTTCACCGACGTTGATCAGGCCCTGGCCTATGTCCGTGAACAGGGCGCCCCCATCGTGGTCAAGGCCGACGGCCTGGCTGCTGGCAAGGGCGTAATCGTGGCCATGACCCTGGCCGAGGCGGAGGACGCCATCCGCGACATGCTGGCCGGCAATGCCTTCGGCGACGCGGGCAGCCGCGTGGTCATCGAGGAGTTCCTCGACGGCGAGGAAGCCAGCTTCATCGTCATGGTGGACGGCGAGCATGTGCTGCCCATGGCCACGTCCCAGGACCACAAGCGCGTGGGCGATGGCGACACCGGCCCGAACACCGGTGGCATGGGCGCCTATTCCCCGGCGCCGGTGGTGACCGCGGACGTGCACCAGCGGATCATGGACGAGGTGATCTACCCGACCGTGCGCGGCATGGCCGCCGAGGGCCATCCCTACAAAGGCTTCCTGTACGCTGGCCTGATGATCGATGGCAGCGGCGCCCCGAAAGTGATCGAGTTCAACTGCCGGTTCGGCGACCCGGAAACCCAGCCCATCATGCTGCGCATGCAGTCCGATCTGGTCGAACTGTGCGGCGCCGCCATCGATGGCAAGCTGGACCAGTGCCAGTCGCAGTGGGACGACCGCGCCTCGGTGGGCATCGTACTGGCCGCCGGCGGCTACCCCGGCGCCTACAACAAGGGTGACGCCATTACCGGCCTGCCCGAGGCCGAAACCGAGGGCGAGAAGGTGTTCCACGCCGGCACTCGCCTGAATGGCGACCAGGTGGTCACCAACGGCGGCCGGGTACTCTGCGCCACTGCCCTGGGCAATACGGTCACCGAGGCCCAGCAACGGGCCTATCGGCTGGCCAGCCAAATCCAGTGGGACGGCGTGTTCTGCCGCAAGGACATTGCATTTCGGGCCATTAGCCGCGAACAAGGCTGA